Proteins from a genomic interval of Chroococcidiopsis thermalis PCC 7203:
- a CDS encoding heavy metal-binding domain-containing protein, translating into MILTTASLVGDKRVVQHLGIVSGEAILGANIFRDFFAGIRDIVGGRSAGYERSLREAKDTAMREMIQQAEALGANAVIGIDIDYETIGVGNGGSMLMVAVSGTAVVCQ; encoded by the coding sequence ATGATTTTAACCACAGCCAGCTTAGTTGGCGACAAGCGCGTCGTCCAGCATCTCGGTATTGTCAGTGGCGAAGCGATTCTAGGGGCAAATATTTTTCGCGATTTCTTTGCCGGCATTCGGGATATTGTCGGTGGTCGCTCGGCAGGTTACGAGCGATCGCTCAGAGAAGCGAAAGATACTGCTATGCGCGAGATGATTCAGCAGGCTGAAGCTCTCGGTGCTAATGCGGTAATTGGCATCGATATCGATTACGAAACCATTGGTGTTGGCAATGGCGGTAGTATGTTGATGGTAGCAGTCAGCGGTACTGCTGTCGTGTGCCAGTAA
- the ruvB gene encoding Holliday junction branch migration DNA helicase RuvB: MAIISSKQPSEPSKPAKKQQKKPQPQPVIEDLLQPQATVEEQGKQEQSLRPHTFADYIGQKDLKEVLSIAIQAAKARGETLDHLLLYGPPGLGKTTMALILAGEMGVDCKITSAPALERPRDIMGLLVSLKPGDILFIDEIHRLSRMAEEILYPAMEDYRLDITIGKGASAKTRSITLPKYTLVGATTRAGALSSPLRDRFGSVQRLRFYEPEELRKIVLRTAELLQTPISDDGALELAKRSRGTPRIANRLLKRVRDYAEVKAAGTITQNVAATALELYQVDPCGLDWTDRKMLSVTIEQFNGGPVGIETLAAATGEDIQTIEEVYEPYLMQIGYLQRTPRGRVATPAAYKHLGLKLPNEQLSLLSRSDL, translated from the coding sequence ATGGCAATTATCTCCTCTAAACAACCGTCAGAACCTTCTAAGCCTGCAAAAAAGCAACAGAAGAAACCTCAACCTCAGCCTGTCATAGAGGATTTGTTGCAACCGCAGGCAACTGTGGAGGAACAAGGCAAACAAGAACAAAGCTTGCGCCCCCATACCTTTGCCGATTACATCGGGCAGAAAGACTTAAAGGAGGTGCTATCAATTGCGATTCAAGCCGCTAAAGCAAGAGGAGAAACTCTAGATCATTTATTGTTATATGGTCCGCCTGGATTGGGTAAAACTACGATGGCGCTAATTTTGGCGGGAGAAATGGGAGTAGACTGCAAGATTACTAGCGCCCCAGCTTTAGAAAGACCTAGAGATATTATGGGTCTGCTGGTGAGTCTCAAACCAGGAGATATTCTATTTATTGATGAGATTCATCGCCTGTCGCGGATGGCAGAGGAAATTTTGTATCCGGCGATGGAAGATTATCGTCTGGATATTACGATCGGTAAAGGAGCAAGTGCCAAGACTCGCAGTATTACGCTACCTAAATATACTTTGGTAGGAGCGACAACCCGCGCTGGGGCGCTATCTTCGCCATTACGCGATCGCTTCGGTTCGGTGCAGCGGTTGCGGTTCTACGAACCAGAGGAGTTACGTAAAATTGTCTTGCGGACGGCTGAGTTATTGCAAACACCAATTAGCGATGACGGGGCGTTGGAACTTGCCAAGCGATCGCGAGGTACGCCACGTATTGCCAACCGCCTGCTAAAACGAGTGCGAGACTATGCCGAAGTCAAGGCAGCAGGTACAATTACGCAAAATGTAGCCGCAACAGCTCTAGAATTATATCAGGTAGACCCTTGCGGTCTAGATTGGACAGACCGAAAAATGCTTAGCGTGACGATCGAACAATTTAATGGTGGACCCGTGGGTATAGAAACCCTAGCGGCGGCGACGGGCGAAGACATCCAAACAATTGAGGAAGTCTACGAACCTTATCTGATGCAAATTGGTTACTTACAACGGACTCCTAGAGGTCGCGTCGCCACTCCTGCGGCGTACAAGCATTTAGGTTTGAAACTACCCAACGAACAACTATCGTTACTGTCGCGGTCAGATTTATGA
- the hisF gene encoding imidazole glycerol phosphate synthase subunit HisF yields MLAKRILPCLDVKAGRVVKGVNFVNLQDAGDPVELAKVYNEAGADELVFLDITATHEDRDIIFDVVYRTAEQVFIPLTVGGGIQSLEQIKNLLRAGADKVSINSAAVKDPDLINRASDRFGNQCIVVAIDARRRQDVNNPGWDVYVRGGRENTGIDALQWAQEVAQRGAGELLVTSMDADGTQAGYDIELTGAIASSVEIPVIASGGAGNCEHIYTALTEGRAEAALLASLLHYGQLSVGQIKSYLSDRNCPIRLN; encoded by the coding sequence ATGTTAGCTAAAAGAATTTTGCCTTGCTTGGATGTGAAGGCGGGGCGGGTTGTGAAGGGGGTAAACTTTGTCAATCTCCAAGATGCAGGCGATCCGGTGGAGTTGGCTAAAGTTTATAACGAAGCTGGGGCGGATGAGTTGGTATTTCTGGATATTACTGCGACCCACGAAGACCGTGACATTATTTTTGATGTAGTTTATCGCACTGCCGAGCAAGTGTTTATTCCTCTCACTGTCGGCGGGGGCATCCAATCCTTAGAACAAATTAAAAATTTGTTAAGAGCGGGAGCAGATAAGGTTAGCATCAACTCCGCCGCAGTTAAAGACCCAGACCTAATTAATCGTGCCAGCGATCGCTTTGGCAATCAGTGTATAGTAGTGGCTATTGATGCACGGCGACGGCAGGATGTCAATAATCCTGGCTGGGACGTTTACGTTCGTGGTGGGCGGGAGAACACTGGCATAGATGCTCTGCAATGGGCGCAGGAAGTCGCCCAACGGGGTGCTGGGGAGTTGTTGGTAACGAGTATGGATGCCGATGGCACTCAAGCAGGGTATGACATAGAATTAACAGGCGCGATCGCCTCATCTGTAGAAATCCCAGTTATCGCCTCTGGTGGTGCGGGGAACTGCGAGCATATCTACACTGCTTTGACTGAGGGGAGAGCTGAAGCTGCTTTGTTAGCTTCGTTGCTGCATTACGGTCAACTGAGTGTAGGACAAATCAAATCTTATTTGAGCGATCGCAACTGCCCCATACGTCTTAATTAG
- a CDS encoding ABC transporter permease has protein sequence MGDKNPQLLREIKGRFKPRNLVISTVISLLGQFFLFRIFQAKLPSASQGWSMPTRHPLCTGDQWEYSIPECLTDAAGNLLINWQMWWWDVFYTVSKFGVFALILAGTYTLISDLANEERRDTLNFIRLSPQSAKSILIGKLLGVPSLLYIVVGLAVPLHLIAGIGAHVPLSLIFSFYGLVVASCIFFFSAALLFGLVSAWLGGFQAWLGSGAAFVCLFIATAKPVLHTPLDWLNLFSPFLIFEQIAKATELENYSLSLLSTADLELFYLPIGDALWATLGLAVLNFGVGTYWIWQALQRRFHNPSKTIFSKSQSYLMVASLETILVAFAATTPKYRYSTNLGHNFQELLVYNLVLFICLIVTLTPQRQTLQDWARYRRERVSNRQKFLSSLLVKDLTWGEKSPAIVAIALNLAIAATTLTLWITFVLQPIDKQPAFLSMVIGGNLLLLCAAIAQLLTFMRAQKQGLWIAGALGTVILLPTAILTVLSISPYQIPGLWLFTPFAWFALEKASNTTIFLALLGQWSAVTLCTIRMTRQIQRAGESSTKALMSDRPSLPVG, from the coding sequence TTGGGGGATAAAAACCCTCAGTTGTTGCGGGAGATTAAAGGGAGATTTAAACCGCGCAATTTAGTTATTTCGACAGTTATTTCTTTACTGGGACAGTTTTTCTTATTTCGCATATTTCAAGCAAAATTACCATCTGCTAGTCAAGGTTGGTCAATGCCAACTCGTCATCCTTTATGTACTGGCGACCAGTGGGAATATTCCATACCTGAATGTCTCACAGATGCTGCGGGAAATCTTTTGATTAATTGGCAGATGTGGTGGTGGGATGTATTTTACACTGTCAGTAAGTTTGGTGTTTTTGCCCTCATTTTAGCAGGCACTTACACGCTGATTAGTGACTTAGCTAATGAAGAACGTCGAGACACGCTCAATTTTATTCGCCTCAGCCCTCAATCAGCTAAAAGTATTTTAATTGGCAAACTATTGGGTGTACCAAGTTTGCTGTATATTGTGGTGGGTCTGGCTGTACCACTGCATTTAATCGCCGGGATTGGGGCGCACGTTCCTCTAAGTTTAATTTTCAGCTTTTACGGACTAGTAGTTGCTAGCTGTATTTTCTTTTTCAGTGCTGCTTTACTATTTGGTTTAGTGAGTGCTTGGCTAGGTGGATTTCAAGCTTGGTTAGGTAGCGGTGCAGCATTTGTGTGTCTATTTATTGCCACTGCCAAACCTGTACTTCATACACCGTTAGACTGGCTAAATTTGTTTTCACCATTTTTGATTTTTGAGCAAATCGCTAAGGCAACTGAACTAGAAAACTATAGTTTGTCGCTGCTTAGCACGGCAGATTTAGAACTATTCTATCTGCCTATAGGCGATGCGTTGTGGGCAACATTGGGTTTGGCAGTTCTCAACTTTGGGGTTGGGACGTACTGGATTTGGCAAGCTTTGCAGCGTCGGTTCCATAATCCTAGTAAAACCATTTTTAGTAAGAGTCAAAGTTACTTGATGGTGGCAAGTTTGGAGACGATCTTAGTTGCATTTGCTGCTACAACACCTAAATATCGATATTCAACCAATCTCGGGCATAACTTTCAAGAATTGCTTGTCTACAACTTGGTATTGTTTATCTGTTTGATTGTAACTCTCACGCCGCAGCGTCAAACCTTGCAAGATTGGGCAAGATATCGACGGGAGAGAGTTAGCAATCGTCAAAAGTTCTTGAGTTCTTTGCTAGTCAAAGATTTGACGTGGGGAGAAAAAAGCCCAGCTATAGTCGCGATCGCACTAAACTTAGCTATTGCTGCTACGACTTTAACTCTTTGGATTACCTTTGTCTTACAACCGATTGACAAACAGCCTGCTTTCTTGAGTATGGTTATTGGTGGTAATTTGTTACTGCTCTGTGCTGCGATCGCCCAACTTTTAACATTTATGCGGGCGCAAAAGCAAGGTTTGTGGATTGCTGGGGCTTTGGGTACAGTCATTCTATTACCTACAGCCATTCTCACCGTTCTATCAATCTCGCCATACCAAATTCCTGGTTTGTGGTTGTTTACACCTTTTGCTTGGTTTGCGTTAGAAAAAGCCAGCAATACAACTATCTTTTTGGCGCTATTAGGACAGTGGAGTGCAGTCACTCTCTGTACGATTCGCATGACGCGCCAGATCCAACGTGCGGGTGAATCGAGTACTAAAGCTTTAATGAGCGATCGCCCTTCTTTACCTGTAGGATAA
- a CDS encoding TonB-dependent siderophore receptor — MSNHLWRSLLMASVVLWLVVPPAGAEEIGNEAKGENAKSHAPLIKGGWGDRQLAQSPIQVTGVRLNPTETGIEVILETPQGKALQPRAIALGKSYIANIPDAVLALPQKQEFRQDNPASGITRVSVTQTAGNNIRVTVTGATGLPAIQLYDSPTEGLIFGVASAASSTPQGQKPQAPSGETDKPVVGEDEEKEIVVTGEQETGYNVPNTSTATRTDTPLREIPQSIQVIPQEVLRDQRADLTSALLNAPSVRNSAPTNFDSLRLQVRGFFPSLTVNGFKDSLNSSSIGSDLTGYDRIEVLLGPNSILFGSSAPGGTVNLVTKQPLRDPYYFVEATIGNFDFYRGEVDLSGPLDESKNVLYRLNASYRDQGFFTDLTKTTSLVIAPAVSFAFTENTKLTLEGRYADVKFDSITFGLPLIGTIRSNPNGEIPRDRNVNEGTLDAESTRIGYTLEHKFNRNWSFRNAFQYTRYFSGYFGDDAGTFPTALLPDNRTLEREYFYERSEQSDYRLSTDVVGNFATGSIQHQLLFSLDLGRISGEFRGQSREIAPLDLFDPIYGQPPGAVIPGSEYDNKNETEELGLILQDQVTIANNLKLLLGGRFDIFEQTDTDSIADTETNQSGDAFSPRLGILYQPIPPISLYANYSRSFEPSIGQAFDGSEFEPTRGTQFEIGVKADLNDRLSTTLALYNITQSNVTTEDPDNIGFEVQTGEQRSRGVELNLAGEILPGWNIFASYAHNDAEVTEDNVISIGNRVEQTTPHAASLWTTYEIQRGNLQGLGFGLGLFYVGDRAGDRENTFEVPSYLITNAAIFYKRNVFRAALNFNNLFDIDYFESAFNDLRVHPGVPFTVQGTISWEF; from the coding sequence ATGTCAAATCATCTGTGGCGATCGCTGTTGATGGCTAGTGTGGTTTTATGGTTAGTTGTCCCGCCTGCTGGAGCAGAGGAGATAGGCAACGAAGCAAAAGGGGAAAACGCGAAATCTCATGCCCCCCTTATCAAGGGGGGTTGGGGGGATCGACAACTCGCCCAGTCTCCGATTCAAGTCACGGGTGTGAGACTCAACCCTACTGAAACTGGAATTGAGGTAATATTAGAGACTCCGCAAGGTAAAGCACTCCAGCCAAGGGCGATCGCTTTAGGAAAGTCATATATTGCTAACATTCCCGATGCCGTATTAGCTCTACCCCAGAAACAAGAGTTTCGTCAAGATAACCCAGCTAGTGGGATTACTCGTGTCAGCGTAACTCAGACTGCTGGTAACAATATTCGGGTGACAGTGACAGGTGCGACGGGTTTACCAGCAATTCAGTTGTATGACAGTCCGACGGAGGGTTTAATTTTCGGCGTTGCCAGTGCAGCATCTTCTACACCACAGGGACAAAAACCTCAAGCACCGTCGGGCGAAACTGATAAACCAGTGGTAGGGGAAGACGAGGAAAAAGAAATTGTTGTTACAGGGGAACAAGAAACAGGGTACAACGTACCTAATACATCAACTGCAACTCGAACCGACACACCCTTGCGGGAGATTCCCCAGTCGATTCAAGTCATTCCCCAAGAAGTGCTACGCGACCAACGCGCCGACCTTACTAGTGCGCTCCTCAATGCCCCAAGCGTCCGTAACTCAGCACCTACTAACTTTGACTCATTGCGGTTGCAAGTTCGGGGATTTTTTCCCTCATTAACGGTGAATGGTTTCAAGGACTCATTAAATTCTTCTAGCATTGGCTCTGACCTGACAGGATATGACAGAATCGAAGTCCTTCTGGGTCCCAACTCGATTTTATTTGGTTCATCAGCGCCAGGGGGTACAGTCAACTTGGTGACAAAACAGCCACTGCGCGATCCTTACTACTTCGTCGAGGCAACTATTGGTAATTTTGATTTTTATCGTGGTGAAGTGGATTTATCTGGACCATTAGACGAATCTAAGAATGTCCTGTATCGATTGAATGCGTCTTACCGAGATCAAGGCTTTTTCACTGACTTGACCAAAACCACAAGTCTAGTAATTGCTCCGGCAGTGAGTTTTGCGTTCACAGAAAATACAAAATTAACCCTTGAAGGTCGCTACGCAGATGTCAAATTTGACTCCATTACTTTTGGATTGCCCTTAATTGGAACTATACGTTCTAATCCTAATGGAGAAATACCCCGCGATCGCAACGTCAATGAAGGTACTCTTGATGCTGAAAGTACCAGAATTGGATACACATTAGAGCATAAATTTAATCGGAATTGGTCGTTCAGAAATGCTTTTCAATATACTAGATACTTTTCTGGTTACTTCGGTGATGATGCAGGAACTTTCCCTACTGCGCTTTTACCTGATAATCGGACATTGGAAAGAGAATATTTCTATGAACGTTCTGAGCAGAGCGATTATAGGCTTTCGACCGATGTTGTTGGTAATTTCGCAACGGGTTCAATCCAACATCAGTTATTGTTTAGCTTGGATTTGGGTAGAATAAGTGGCGAGTTTCGCGGTCAAAGTAGAGAAATCGCTCCCCTCGATCTATTCGATCCAATTTACGGACAACCACCTGGAGCAGTCATACCTGGGTCTGAATATGATAACAAGAACGAGACAGAAGAACTTGGTTTAATATTGCAAGACCAGGTGACGATCGCAAACAATTTAAAGCTACTCTTAGGCGGTCGATTCGATATCTTTGAGCAAACTGACACAGACTCGATCGCCGATACAGAAACAAATCAATCGGGAGATGCTTTTAGTCCCCGTTTGGGTATTTTATATCAGCCAATTCCGCCTATTTCCCTCTACGCTAACTACAGTCGCTCGTTCGAGCCATCCATCGGTCAAGCCTTTGATGGTAGCGAATTTGAGCCGACTAGAGGGACTCAGTTTGAAATCGGAGTTAAAGCAGATTTAAACGACAGGCTTTCGACTACATTGGCGTTGTATAACATCACCCAATCGAACGTTACAACCGAAGATCCCGATAATATAGGCTTCGAGGTTCAAACAGGGGAACAGCGCAGCCGAGGCGTCGAACTTAATCTTGCAGGTGAAATTTTACCTGGGTGGAATATTTTTGCCAGTTATGCTCACAATGATGCCGAAGTCACAGAAGATAACGTCATTTCAATCGGCAACCGTGTAGAACAAACAACTCCTCATGCTGCCAGCTTGTGGACAACTTATGAAATTCAACGGGGGAATTTGCAAGGTTTGGGGTTTGGATTGGGACTTTTTTATGTGGGCGATCGCGCCGGAGATAGAGAGAATACATTTGAAGTCCCTAGCTACTTAATCACAAATGCTGCCATCTTCTACAAGCGAAACGTATTCCGTGCTGCCCTCAATTTCAACAACCTCTTCGACATTGATTATTTTGAAAGTGCTTTCAATGACTTGCGCGTTCATCCTGGTGTGCCGTTCACCGTGCAAGGAACAATTTCCTGGGAGTTTTGA
- a CDS encoding tetratricopeptide repeat protein: MIYNPSWTRFNTDKIEFVSANLRVCVLTLLLSALFIVGWVEPAVAQSPPPNLSAEQLQNLEKLANEAFTLTEKGNFPQAETYWTQIIEEFPTNAAAWSNRGNSRVSQNKLNEAIADYNKAIELAPGVTDPFLNRGAALEGLGKWEDAIVDYNHILEIDPNDAMAYNNRGNAEAGLGKWEKAIVDYKKSADTAPNFAFARANYALALYQDGQKDKALRELRNIIRKYPQFADVRAALTAVLWEQGNKGEAESNWVAAVGLDPRYKDINWVTKIRRWPPTMVAALEKFQQLK; encoded by the coding sequence ATGATTTACAACCCCAGTTGGACGCGCTTCAATACGGACAAGATTGAATTTGTCAGTGCCAATCTGCGCGTCTGCGTACTGACACTTTTACTCAGTGCGCTATTCATAGTAGGGTGGGTAGAACCAGCTGTTGCCCAATCACCACCGCCAAATCTGAGTGCAGAACAGTTACAAAATCTAGAGAAATTAGCGAACGAGGCTTTTACTCTGACTGAAAAAGGTAACTTTCCCCAAGCTGAAACTTATTGGACGCAAATTATCGAAGAATTTCCCACCAATGCGGCAGCTTGGAGTAACAGAGGCAATTCTAGAGTTAGTCAAAATAAATTAAATGAAGCGATCGCCGATTATAACAAAGCAATCGAACTTGCCCCAGGCGTGACCGATCCTTTCTTAAATCGGGGTGCGGCTTTGGAAGGTTTGGGAAAATGGGAAGATGCGATCGTCGATTATAATCATATTTTAGAAATCGATCCTAACGATGCAATGGCATATAACAATCGCGGGAATGCTGAAGCAGGTTTGGGAAAATGGGAAAAGGCGATCGTCGATTACAAAAAATCTGCCGATACTGCCCCTAATTTTGCTTTTGCCCGTGCCAATTATGCCCTAGCTTTATATCAAGATGGTCAAAAAGATAAAGCCCTGCGCGAACTGCGAAATATAATTCGCAAATATCCTCAATTTGCCGATGTTCGTGCTGCTTTGACTGCTGTACTTTGGGAACAGGGAAATAAGGGAGAAGCAGAAAGTAACTGGGTTGCTGCTGTAGGCTTAGACCCTCGTTATAAAGACATTAACTGGGTCACAAAGATTCGCCGTTGGCCCCCCACTATGGTTGCAGCTTTAGAAAAGTTTCAACAGCTTAAGTAA
- a CDS encoding ABC transporter ATP-binding protein: MLNELAIRTCGLTKQFDRHIAVNDVDLQVQAGEVYGLIGPNGAGKTTLIRMLAAAEEPTKGEIYINGDRLVGDRDNSTLKQRLGYLPDDFPLYDDLTVWDYLDYFARLYKLKEPRRSQRLREVLELVQLSQKRRSLIATLSRGMKQRLSLARTIIHEPIVLLLDEPVSGLDPIARRQFREIIRVLQEAGMTILISSHVLSDLAELCTSVGIMELGFLVESTTLSQLYQRLARQQIFLTTLGEIDRLTAELNNHALVAGWEVLPGGRVQIDFTGNQEDCADLLRSLIAAGVPLSEFHCTQEDLETIFLKLGHQQAS; this comes from the coding sequence ATGCTCAACGAACTGGCAATTCGCACTTGTGGGCTGACGAAACAATTCGATCGCCACATTGCGGTGAACGACGTCGATTTACAAGTTCAGGCTGGGGAAGTCTACGGCTTAATTGGACCGAACGGTGCAGGTAAAACAACGCTAATTCGGATGTTAGCAGCAGCCGAGGAACCAACTAAGGGAGAAATATACATCAATGGCGATCGCTTGGTAGGCGATCGCGACAATTCTACTCTCAAACAACGCCTGGGTTATTTACCCGACGATTTTCCCCTCTACGACGATCTCACCGTTTGGGACTACCTAGACTATTTTGCGCGGCTGTACAAGTTGAAAGAACCGCGCCGCAGTCAACGCTTGCGAGAAGTCTTAGAACTCGTCCAATTGAGTCAAAAACGTCGCAGCTTAATTGCTACCCTGTCGCGGGGGATGAAGCAACGCCTGAGCTTGGCAAGAACAATCATCCACGAACCGATTGTATTACTATTAGACGAACCCGTTTCGGGACTTGACCCAATCGCCCGAAGGCAATTTCGGGAAATTATTAGGGTATTGCAAGAAGCGGGAATGACCATTTTGATTTCATCCCACGTTTTAAGCGACTTAGCAGAGTTATGCACTTCTGTGGGAATTATGGAGTTGGGCTTTCTAGTGGAGAGTACAACATTAAGTCAGTTATACCAACGGCTGGCTCGCCAGCAAATTTTCTTAACAACCTTGGGAGAAATCGACAGATTAACAGCAGAATTGAATAATCACGCCCTCGTAGCGGGATGGGAGGTGTTACCAGGAGGACGGGTGCAGATAGATTTTACTGGAAATCAGGAAGACTGTGCGGATTTATTGCGATCGCTAATTGCAGCTGGCGTTCCTTTATCTGAATTTCATTGTACTCAGGAAGACTTAGAAACAATTTTCCTCAAACTAGGACACCAGCAAGCGTCTTAA
- a CDS encoding helix-turn-helix domain-containing protein — protein MTITISLQAWEDLQQEVNETVQYDPFDPLDVTWQLPQLVGYGYMRWIELREGLGLEITNFRLCDRLILHCPELPSRLKFHCHLSGQHEDKQTIVDDREFALYGSGLAPKESNVGPKQKALEVTVYMQPETLRSFVGNSNGQLPVGLQQLIRPNERERYTRVAKITPSMESVMWQILQCPFQGIMKRMYLESKALELVSLVLGQESEIQQGERTIKPLNAGTLERIHYARTLLLQNLHQPPSLPDLARQAQLNEYTLKRGFRQVFGTTVFAYLHKYRLEQARQLLTTGQMAVSEVMKAVGFSDRHHFAAAFRKQFGVSPREFLMRHKCSV, from the coding sequence ATGACCATCACCATCTCGCTGCAAGCATGGGAAGATCTGCAACAAGAAGTAAACGAAACTGTCCAATACGATCCTTTCGACCCGTTAGATGTTACTTGGCAACTTCCTCAACTAGTCGGATATGGATACATGCGGTGGATCGAGCTACGTGAAGGGTTAGGGTTAGAAATTACAAATTTTCGCTTGTGCGATCGCCTGATTCTCCATTGCCCCGAACTCCCAAGCCGATTAAAATTTCATTGTCATCTGTCTGGACAGCATGAGGATAAACAGACAATCGTTGATGACAGAGAATTTGCGCTTTACGGTAGCGGACTTGCGCCGAAAGAATCGAACGTTGGTCCAAAGCAAAAGGCTTTGGAGGTGACGGTTTACATGCAGCCCGAAACGCTGCGATCGTTCGTTGGTAATTCCAACGGACAATTGCCTGTGGGACTTCAGCAACTCATTAGACCTAATGAGCGAGAACGCTACACCCGCGTTGCTAAGATTACCCCCTCAATGGAAAGCGTAATGTGGCAAATCTTGCAGTGTCCGTTTCAGGGAATTATGAAGCGAATGTATCTGGAGAGCAAAGCACTAGAGTTAGTCAGTCTAGTTTTGGGGCAAGAAAGCGAAATTCAGCAGGGAGAACGGACTATTAAGCCACTAAATGCAGGAACTTTGGAGCGGATTCACTACGCCAGAACGCTGCTGTTACAAAACCTACACCAGCCGCCTTCCCTACCAGATTTAGCGAGGCAGGCACAGCTGAATGAATACACGCTCAAGCGCGGATTTCGGCAGGTTTTTGGTACGACTGTGTTTGCCTATTTACATAAATATCGACTAGAGCAGGCGCGTCAATTGCTAACAACAGGACAAATGGCAGTATCAGAAGTGATGAAAGCGGTGGGATTTAGCGATCGCCACCACTTTGCTGCTGCTTTCCGCAAGCAGTTTGGAGTTAGCCCTAGAGAGTTTCTCATGCGACATAAATGCTCCGTATAG
- a CDS encoding type II toxin-antitoxin system VapC family toxin, which yields MSQVIVLDTHIWIWFVTQEFELFPSHWREAIETADQVGVSPVSCYEVALAQQRRRLELPCSVDRWLEDALEPTGITLFPLTAEIAYQAVSRSPVHKDPFDRLIIATALVYKAKLASIDSLFSQYSELDTQLMRSTERLT from the coding sequence ATGTCTCAAGTAATTGTTCTAGATACTCATATTTGGATTTGGTTTGTCACCCAGGAATTCGAGCTATTTCCATCTCACTGGCGAGAGGCGATCGAAACTGCTGACCAAGTAGGTGTTTCACCTGTATCCTGCTATGAGGTCGCTTTAGCACAGCAAAGGAGGCGGCTAGAATTGCCTTGTAGCGTCGATCGCTGGCTTGAGGATGCTTTGGAACCAACAGGTATTACCTTGTTTCCACTGACTGCCGAAATCGCTTACCAAGCTGTTAGCCGATCGCCTGTTCACAAAGACCCCTTCGATCGTTTAATTATTGCTACAGCACTAGTTTATAAAGCGAAGCTAGCCAGTATTGACAGCTTGTTTTCTCAGTATTCAGAACTCGATACACAATTGATGAGATCGACTGAAAGATTGACCTGA